The Candidatus Zixiibacteriota bacterium genome contains the following window.
AACGACCTCAAGGTCGTCGTGCGTTTCAATATCAAGGAAACCGGGGAGATCTCGGGCCTGAAGATTGTCCAGGCCTCCGGCGATCCGTCGTTCGATCAGTCGGTGCTGCGCGCGGTTCGAAAGTCGAATCCGCTCCCCTCTCCGCCTGAAAGCCTGCGCAAGGATTTTTCCGACGTCGAGCTGACGTTTCGACCGAAGGATCTGGGGGGATAAGTTCGTGAAAGGGAAATCGATCGCGCTTCTCTGCGCCGCGTGGCTGATGCTTGCAACGAGGGCGGAAGCCCAGTCGACGAAGTTCGAGATCATCGGACCCGGGATTCCGAAATATCCGATTGCGATCTCTCCGCTGCGCAACATGGGGAGCGGCGATCCCGGAAAGCTATCCGAAGGAATCGCGGACACGATCGTTTACGACCTCGACCTTTCGGGCTGGTTTCGCGTCATCGATCGGGCGGCGTACATCGAGCACCCGCAGCGGAGCGGCGACACTCTCGGGACTTTCGACTTTCGGGACTGGTCGACGATCGGGGCCGAAGGGCTGGTCAAAGGCCGGTTCATGGTCCAGGGGGAGGAGCTGACGGTGGAGCTCCGCCTGTTCGACGTCACCCAGGCCAAGGAGGTGATCGGCAAGCGTTACGTCGGTCGGGCCAGGGACTACCGGCGAATCGCCCACAAGTTTGCCGACGAGATCATCCGGGTCTTCACCGGCGTGCAGGGAATCTTCAACACGCGCATCGCATACGTATCGACGAGCGGCGGACGGTTCAAGGAGATCTACGTGGCCCATCTCGACGGCAGCGAAAAGTACCAGGTCACCAACAATCGCACGATCAATCTGTCGCCCTCCTGGACGCCGGACGGCAGGGCAATCCTGTACACGTCCTTCAAGGACCGAA
Protein-coding sequences here:
- the tolB gene encoding Tol-Pal system beta propeller repeat protein TolB, which codes for MKGKSIALLCAAWLMLATRAEAQSTKFEIIGPGIPKYPIAISPLRNMGSGDPGKLSEGIADTIVYDLDLSGWFRVIDRAAYIEHPQRSGDTLGTFDFRDWSTIGAEGLVKGRFMVQGEELTVELRLFDVTQAKEVIGKRYVGRARDYRRIAHKFADEIIRVFTGVQGIFNTRIAYVSTSGGRFKEIYVAHLDGSEKYQVTNNRTINLSPSWTPDGRAILYTSFKDRNPSLYLFELFSGKDIKFSSRTGLNLGGKWSPDGQFVAVSLERGGNTDLYLLDRSGNIVRRLTDDPGIDVSPAWSPDGRQLVFVSDRSGSPQLYILDVASGRTRRLTYTGSYNTSPDWSPKGDKIAYISRVGGRFSIFTIGVDGGEPTRLTNNSADNEDPAWSPDGRFLVFSSNRAGRYHLYVMQANGDNQRRLTGSGGDDTKPSWSPRLD